The following proteins are encoded in a genomic region of Ctenopharyngodon idella isolate HZGC_01 chromosome 12, HZGC01, whole genome shotgun sequence:
- the LOC127523272 gene encoding uncharacterized protein LOC127523272, whose protein sequence is MNAVNSVQLLILVWTFTAVCRADVDVSRVSCKDVTGTVGKEVTFTCSVPPCTECCTEKYKFLYPKKPSICEQKNTCGLGNSFTCRYTPTTAMTEKLIFYLQTKSGMKNTEFTVNITEPSKHEIVTEAPEPKTEGGPESRTEDNPGSNGTVIAAVVGCFIIIIIIIIIMTIIYKRKPNTNPCGFQRRMFLCLRYDEDNSNFQEQSPQNVINITESTV, encoded by the exons ATGAATGCTGTAAATTCTGTGCAACTGCTCATTCTGGTTTGGACTTTTACTGCTGTTTGTCGAGCTGATGTTG atgtttcCCGTGTAAGCTGTAAGGATGTGACTGGAACTGTGGGGAAAGAAGTAACTTTCACCTGCAGCGTCCCTCCGTGCACTGAATGCTGCACTGAAAAGTATAAGTTTCTATACCCTAAGAAACCCTCAATATGTGAACAAAAAAACACCTGTGGACTGGGAAACAGCTTCACATGCAGATACACTCCAACTACAGCAATGACAGAAAAATTAATCTTCTATTTGCAAACAAAGAGTGgaatgaaaaacacagaattcacTGTGAACATAACAG AGCCCAGTAAACATGAAATTGTCACTGAAGCTCCTG AGCCAAAAACAGAAGGGGGTCCTGAATCAAGAACAGAAGACAATCCTGGATCTAATGGTACTGTCATCGCTGCAGTTGTGGGCtgtttcatcatcatcatcatcatcatcatcataatgaCCATCATTTACAAAAGGAAACCAAACACCAATCCTTGTGGATTCCAGAGGAGGATGTTTCTGTGCCTCAGATATGATGAAGACAACAGCAATTTCCAAGAGCAAAGCCCACAAAATGTGATTAATATCACTGAGTCAACAGTATGA